One window of Campylobacter sp. RM12651 genomic DNA carries:
- the nspC gene encoding carboxynorspermidine decarboxylase: MKYIENNIKTPAYICYESKLKNNLEIFKKIQEESGVKVLLALKGFAFSAAMPLIKNYLKGCTCSGLWEAKFAKEFVDKEIHTYAPAFSNDDLEEILNLSHHIVINSLNEYKKVINHKNYKNQSLGIRCNLEFSVAPKEIYNPCGKFSRLGIKAKDLLDSEIIVDGLHFHALCEESFESLEKVFKVFEDNFLKPYLAKHPLKWINFGGGHHITKKGYKVEELIQFLKAIKSKYNLEIYLEPGEAIGWQTGDLIASVLDIVENEKKIAILDICAEAHMPDTIIMPYTSEVKNAKILASRDELAKTQSTKNSYLLTGNSCLAGDIMGEYEFNQELNIGDKIIFCDQIHYTIVKNTTFNGVKLPSLIYVGEDGSIKSQKEFNFNDYSRRN, translated from the coding sequence ATGAAATATATTGAAAATAATATTAAAACACCAGCTTACATTTGCTACGAAAGCAAACTAAAAAATAACCTTGAAATCTTTAAAAAAATTCAAGAAGAAAGTGGAGTTAAAGTCTTACTAGCTTTAAAAGGATTTGCATTTAGTGCTGCTATGCCTTTAATTAAAAATTACTTAAAAGGCTGCACTTGCAGTGGGTTATGGGAAGCAAAATTTGCTAAAGAATTTGTAGATAAAGAAATCCACACTTACGCACCAGCATTTAGCAATGATGATTTAGAAGAAATATTAAATCTTAGTCATCATATAGTGATTAATTCATTGAATGAATATAAAAAAGTTATAAATCATAAAAATTATAAAAATCAATCTTTAGGAATTCGCTGTAATTTAGAGTTTTCAGTAGCTCCAAAAGAAATTTATAATCCTTGCGGCAAATTCTCAAGGCTTGGCATTAAAGCAAAGGATTTATTAGATAGCGAAATAATAGTTGATGGGCTACATTTTCACGCTTTATGCGAAGAGAGTTTTGAGAGTTTAGAAAAAGTCTTTAAAGTATTTGAAGATAATTTCTTAAAACCATATCTAGCAAAACACCCATTAAAATGGATTAATTTTGGTGGCGGTCATCATATCACAAAAAAAGGCTATAAAGTAGAAGAATTAATTCAATTCTTAAAAGCTATTAAATCAAAATATAATCTTGAAATATACCTTGAACCAGGAGAAGCTATTGGTTGGCAAACGGGGGATTTAATAGCTAGTGTTTTAGATATTGTTGAAAATGAGAAAAAAATAGCAATTTTAGATATTTGTGCTGAAGCTCATATGCCTGATACTATCATTATGCCTTACACTAGCGAAGTAAAAAATGCAAAAATCCTAGCAAGTCGTGATGAATTAGCAAAAACACAAAGCACTAAAAATAGCTATCTTTTAACAGGTAATTCTTGCCTTGCAGGAGATATTATGGGAGAATATGAATTTAATCAAGAACTAAATATAGGAGATAAGATAATATTTTGCGACCAAATTCATTACACAATAGTAAAAAATACAACTTTTAACGGAGTAAAATTACCAAGTTTAATTTATGTTGGTGAAGATGGTAGCATTAAAAGTCAAAAAGAATTTAATTTTAATGACTATTCAAGGAGAAATTAA
- the yedF gene encoding sulfurtransferase-like selenium metabolism protein YedF yields MKLDFSGKACPIPVIETKKTLINLAINDELEIIVDNEAAKENIQRLLKNLNQEFELNGFCFKLRKSEIKSSKDETKQQEGIFLKSLKVGEGELGAMLLIGFLTAVKERKIQKVVLINEAVFIACDDTHPAFNALKALSDDGVDILCCANCLNYFQVSPKIGRSSNAVEIIDTLFETKMVNL; encoded by the coding sequence ATGAAACTAGATTTTAGCGGCAAGGCTTGTCCGATACCTGTAATTGAAACAAAAAAAACATTAATTAATTTAGCAATTAATGATGAGTTAGAAATAATAGTTGATAACGAAGCAGCAAAAGAAAATATCCAAAGATTGCTTAAGAATTTAAATCAAGAATTTGAGCTTAATGGATTTTGCTTTAAATTAAGAAAAAGCGAAATAAAAAGCTCAAAAGATGAAACAAAACAACAAGAAGGGATATTTTTAAAATCTTTAAAAGTCGGCGAAGGCGAATTAGGAGCAATGCTTTTAATTGGATTTTTAACTGCTGTAAAAGAAAGAAAAATTCAAAAAGTTGTATTAATAAACGAAGCTGTTTTTATAGCTTGTGATGATACTCATCCAGCATTTAATGCTTTAAAAGCTTTAAGTGATGATGGAGTTGATATTTTATGTTGTGCGAATTGCTTAAATTATTTTCAAGTTAGTCCAAAAATTGGTAGAAGTTCAAACGCAGTTGAGATAATAGATACTTTATTTGAAACAAAAATGGTAAATCTATGA
- a CDS encoding molybdopterin-dependent oxidoreductase, which translates to MLNRRSFLKGSAAVGAMSFAPINVLGAESKAVASGLVKNGEVVTGAHWGILKLTIKDGKVVKSEPFDANQTKNLKNDLQHYTPDLVYANRVKYPYVRKSFLENPLDNKPELRGKDEWVRVSWDKALKLVAESLKRTYDEKGANGIFAGSYGWKSSGNVHNSRILLHRFMNLTGGFVGSLGDYSTGASQVIMPHVVGSIEVYEQQTNLDLVLENTKVIVIWGANPIDTLKIAWTVTDGEGRAYMEKIKESKIKVICIDPRASSTVKFFEGKGEWLAPRPNTDVAMMMGMATYLIDNKLYDAEFMENYTIGFDKFSDYLMGKTDGVKKDSKWAENICGIKASVIENLAKELRENLSLVMSGWGMQRAHHGEQPHWMLVTLCAMLGHIGKDGGGFGLSYHYSNGGVATTNAPIVGGINASMNGLWDKGVFKGVKQGTFDKNGKFIPGNSGAGENLPEWLSKTSDNEIPVARIADMLLNPGKTIDHNGKKITYSDIDFVYWVGGNPFVHHQDLKTLKKAWQKLKTVVVNEIYWTPTARMADILLPTTSQYERNDISMSGDYSNMHIVPMKAAVMPVEESKDDMQIFVELAKVYGTLCAISKGASEKDAAMLATKLVNAYTENQTPEQMIEKYYNAAKKSTSVEMPEFKEFWENNKALKFEASQDAYEFVRFKDFVEDPILNPLGTPSGLIEIYSETIEKMNYKDCKAHPMWFEPIEWLGMKEKSAEFHMISPHPTSRLHSQLCHTSLRETYAVNGHEPILINSEDAKAKGIKNGDLVEVFNARGKVIAGAVVSNDVLKGVVVLQEGGWYDPDDNNDCKYGCANVLTIDIPTSELANGNISHTALVNIKKFEGEKPEIVVFTEPVKA; encoded by the coding sequence ATGCTAAATAGAAGAAGTTTTTTAAAAGGTTCAGCTGCAGTTGGTGCTATGAGTTTTGCACCTATAAATGTATTAGGAGCTGAAAGTAAAGCAGTTGCTAGTGGTTTAGTAAAAAATGGCGAAGTTGTAACGGGTGCACATTGGGGTATTTTAAAACTTACTATAAAAGATGGTAAGGTAGTAAAAAGTGAGCCATTTGATGCAAATCAAACTAAGAATTTAAAAAATGATTTACAACACTACACACCTGATTTAGTATATGCTAATCGTGTTAAATATCCTTATGTTAGAAAAAGTTTCTTAGAAAATCCACTAGATAATAAACCTGAACTTCGTGGTAAAGATGAGTGGGTTAGGGTAAGCTGGGATAAAGCTTTAAAATTAGTTGCAGAAAGTTTAAAAAGAACTTATGATGAAAAAGGAGCTAATGGGATTTTTGCAGGTAGCTATGGCTGGAAATCAAGCGGAAATGTGCATAATTCAAGAATATTACTTCATAGATTTATGAACTTAACGGGTGGATTTGTAGGCTCATTAGGAGATTACTCAACTGGTGCATCGCAAGTTATTATGCCTCATGTTGTTGGTTCTATTGAAGTTTATGAGCAACAAACTAACTTGGATTTAGTATTAGAAAATACAAAAGTTATAGTTATTTGGGGTGCAAATCCTATTGATACTTTAAAAATTGCTTGGACTGTAACTGATGGCGAAGGTCGTGCATATATGGAAAAAATCAAAGAAAGCAAAATAAAAGTAATTTGCATAGACCCAAGAGCTAGTTCAACTGTTAAATTCTTTGAAGGTAAAGGTGAGTGGTTAGCTCCACGCCCAAATACTGATGTGGCAATGATGATGGGTATGGCTACATATTTAATTGATAATAAGCTTTATGATGCTGAATTTATGGAGAATTACACAATAGGATTTGATAAATTTAGTGATTATTTAATGGGTAAAACTGATGGCGTTAAAAAAGATAGCAAATGGGCTGAAAATATTTGCGGAATTAAAGCAAGTGTAATTGAGAATTTAGCTAAGGAATTAAGAGAAAATCTAAGTTTAGTAATGAGTGGTTGGGGTATGCAAAGAGCTCATCACGGAGAGCAACCTCATTGGATGCTTGTAACTTTATGTGCAATGCTAGGTCATATTGGTAAAGATGGTGGCGGATTTGGTTTAAGCTATCATTATTCAAATGGTGGTGTTGCTACAACTAATGCTCCAATAGTAGGTGGAATTAACGCTAGTATGAATGGTCTTTGGGATAAAGGTGTATTTAAGGGCGTTAAACAAGGAACATTTGATAAAAATGGTAAATTTATACCTGGAAATAGTGGTGCAGGTGAAAATCTACCTGAGTGGTTATCAAAGACAAGTGATAATGAAATTCCTGTAGCAAGAATTGCTGATATGCTATTAAACCCAGGTAAAACAATAGACCACAATGGCAAAAAAATTACTTATAGTGATATAGATTTTGTTTATTGGGTAGGTGGTAACCCATTCGTTCATCATCAAGATTTAAAAACTCTAAAAAAAGCTTGGCAAAAGCTAAAAACCGTTGTAGTAAATGAGATTTACTGGACTCCAACTGCTAGAATGGCTGATATATTATTACCTACAACTAGCCAATATGAAAGAAATGATATTTCTATGAGTGGGGATTATTCTAATATGCATATAGTTCCTATGAAAGCTGCTGTTATGCCAGTTGAAGAGAGTAAAGATGATATGCAAATCTTTGTTGAACTTGCTAAAGTTTATGGAACTCTTTGTGCGATTAGCAAGGGTGCAAGTGAAAAAGATGCAGCAATGTTAGCTACAAAATTAGTAAATGCTTATACAGAAAATCAAACTCCAGAGCAAATGATAGAAAAATACTATAACGCTGCTAAGAAAAGCACAAGCGTAGAAATGCCTGAATTTAAAGAGTTTTGGGAAAACAATAAAGCATTGAAATTTGAAGCTTCTCAAGATGCTTATGAGTTCGTTAGATTTAAAGACTTCGTAGAAGACCCTATCTTAAATCCATTAGGAACTCCGAGTGGTTTGATTGAGATTTATAGTGAAACTATTGAAAAAATGAACTATAAAGATTGTAAAGCCCATCCTATGTGGTTTGAACCAATTGAATGGCTTGGTATGAAAGAAAAGAGCGCAGAATTTCATATGATTAGCCCGCATCCAACGAGCCGCTTACATTCACAACTATGCCACACAAGTTTAAGAGAAACTTATGCTGTAAATGGGCACGAGCCTATTTTAATCAATAGCGAAGATGCTAAGGCTAAAGGTATTAAAAATGGAGATTTAGTTGAGGTTTTCAATGCTCGTGGTAAAGTTATTGCAGGAGCAGTTGTAAGCAATGATGTATTAAAAGGCGTAGTAGTGTTACAAGAAGGTGGCTGGTATGACCCTGATGATAATAATGATTGCAAATACGGATGTGCGAATGTGCTAACAATAGATATTCCAACAAGCGAACTTGCAAACGGAAATATCTCTCATACAGCTTTAGTAAATATCAAAAAATTTGAAGGCGAAAAACCTGAAATCGTAGTATTCACTGAACCTGTAAAAGCATAA
- a CDS encoding cytochrome C, which translates to MKKIFLSCALAASVFAAEQFSGKIINLYTSVDAKKAEGKLLPTNAFEIVKDGDLAELKIKGYYNPNQGNILYFNDKNRILVAAFGKNAKVDFKVEKELKNGFKLASIKVFAKKDELVDLEKSAKPLFEKGKAMFEENCGICHPLHPVSEFNANQWPATFKAMETRTGIDKADRQLVVQYLQKHAKDMK; encoded by the coding sequence ATGAAAAAGATTTTTTTAAGCTGTGCTTTAGCGGCTTCAGTATTTGCTGCAGAGCAATTTAGCGGTAAAATTATTAATCTTTACACTTCAGTAGATGCGAAAAAAGCAGAAGGAAAACTACTTCCAACTAATGCTTTTGAGATAGTAAAAGACGGCGATTTAGCTGAACTTAAAATTAAAGGATATTACAATCCTAATCAAGGTAATATTTTATATTTTAATGACAAAAATAGAATTTTAGTAGCAGCATTTGGTAAAAATGCTAAAGTAGATTTTAAGGTTGAAAAAGAATTAAAAAATGGTTTTAAATTAGCTAGTATTAAAGTATTTGCTAAAAAAGATGAGCTAGTAGATTTAGAAAAATCAGCAAAACCACTTTTTGAAAAAGGTAAAGCTATGTTTGAAGAAAATTGTGGCATTTGTCATCCACTTCATCCTGTTAGTGAATTTAATGCAAATCAATGGCCAGCTACATTTAAGGCAATGGAGACTAGAACAGGAATTGATAAAGCTGATAGACAATTAGTAGTGCAATATCTACAAAAACATGCAAAAGATATGAAATAA
- the dcd gene encoding dCTP deaminase: MGLKSDAWIKEMALKHEMITPFCEENVGKNVVSYGLSSYGYDIRVGREFKIFTNVNSTMIDPKDFNDKNVVDFVGDECIVPANSFALARTVEYFKMPRDVLAICLGKSTYARCGIIVNVTPFEPGFCGHITIEISNTTPLPAKIYANEGIAQVLFLQGDEPCITSYADKKGKYQNQTGITLPKVLK, from the coding sequence ATGGGACTAAAAAGTGATGCTTGGATAAAAGAAATGGCATTAAAACACGAAATGATAACTCCATTTTGTGAAGAGAATGTAGGTAAAAATGTGGTTAGCTATGGACTTTCTAGTTATGGGTATGATATTCGTGTTGGGCGTGAGTTTAAAATATTTACAAATGTAAATAGCACTATGATTGACCCTAAGGATTTTAATGATAAAAATGTAGTTGATTTCGTAGGTGATGAGTGTATTGTTCCTGCGAATTCATTTGCACTTGCAAGAACGGTTGAATATTTTAAAATGCCAAGAGATGTATTAGCAATTTGTCTTGGTAAAAGCACTTATGCAAGATGTGGAATTATTGTAAATGTTACACCTTTTGAGCCTGGATTTTGCGGTCATATTACAATAGAAATTAGCAACACCACTCCACTACCTGCAAAAATATATGCAAATGAAGGTATAGCTCAAGTGTTATTTTTACAAGGTGATGAGCCTTGCATTACTTCTTATGCTGATAAAAAAGGTAAATATCAAAATCAAACAGGCATAACTCTTCCAAAAGTTTTAAAGTAA
- a CDS encoding TOBE domain-containing protein, which produces MLSARNILKIQITKVESSPIISLVTAKLENNKTIKSLITTESVDDLNLKINDNAIAVFKANSVIVSKNECATRLSSANELNGKIVSIKNGSVYSIIEINCNGILITASITNDSANKMDLNISDNVNVLIKASDILIGIKE; this is translated from the coding sequence ATGTTAAGTGCAAGAAATATATTAAAAATACAAATAACTAAAGTTGAGAGTTCGCCTATTATTTCATTAGTTACTGCAAAATTAGAAAACAATAAAACAATCAAATCTTTAATAACTACAGAAAGTGTAGATGATTTAAATCTAAAAATAAATGATAATGCTATAGCAGTATTTAAAGCAAATTCTGTAATTGTTAGCAAAAACGAATGTGCTACTCGTTTAAGTAGTGCAAATGAACTAAATGGCAAAATCGTAAGTATAAAAAATGGTTCGGTATATAGCATAATAGAAATTAATTGTAATGGAATTTTAATTACAGCTAGCATAACCAACGATAGTGCAAATAAGATGGATTTAAATATAAGTGATAATGTAAATGTTTTAATAAAAGCGAGTGATATTTTAATAGGAATTAAAGAATAA
- the rpsR gene encoding 30S ribosomal protein S18 yields the protein MAEKRKYSRKYCKFTEAKVDFIDYKDTALLKHALSERFKIMPRRLTGTSKKHQEMVELAIKRARAVALIPYVCDRKNVVTNPFEGL from the coding sequence ATGGCAGAAAAAAGAAAGTATTCAAGAAAATATTGCAAATTTACAGAAGCAAAAGTTGATTTTATTGATTATAAAGATACAGCATTATTAAAACACGCATTATCAGAGCGTTTTAAAATAATGCCAAGAAGATTAACAGGAACAAGCAAAAAACACCAAGAAATGGTTGAGCTAGCTATTAAAAGAGCAAGAGCAGTTGCTTTAATTCCTTATGTATGCGACCGCAAAAACGTAGTTACAAATCCGTTTGAAGGTCTATAA
- the ssb gene encoding single-stranded DNA-binding protein yields the protein MNKVILIGRLVRDVEIKTISTTGSAVVNNAMAVSRYRSSNTGERIEETLFIDVVFYARLAEIVGQYLRKGSKLMVEGYLQQQTWVDTATNQNRSKIQLVVENMEMLDNKPDEMQNNNAPRNNYQANNNYNRPTQNNYQQNNYAREEQNYQRQNNFAEERNNYNYNSADDAEIPF from the coding sequence ATGAATAAGGTTATTCTAATAGGTCGTTTGGTAAGAGATGTAGAAATAAAAACTATTAGTACAACAGGTAGTGCGGTAGTAAATAATGCAATGGCTGTTAGTAGATATAGAAGCTCAAACACAGGCGAAAGAATAGAAGAAACTTTATTTATAGATGTAGTGTTTTATGCTAGATTAGCAGAAATTGTAGGACAATATTTAAGAAAAGGTTCAAAACTAATGGTTGAAGGCTATTTACAACAACAAACTTGGGTAGATACAGCAACCAATCAAAATCGTTCAAAAATTCAACTTGTAGTTGAAAATATGGAAATGTTAGACAACAAACCTGATGAAATGCAAAATAATAATGCTCCTAGAAACAATTATCAAGCAAATAATAACTACAATAGACCTACTCAAAATAATTATCAACAAAATAATTATGCAAGAGAAGAGCAGAATTATCAAAGACAAAATAATTTTGCTGAAGAAAGAAATAATTATAATTATAACTCGGCAGATGATGCAGAGATACCATTTTAA
- the rpsF gene encoding 30S ribosomal protein S6: protein MRHYEVLFIAKPTLTDEELKARVEFVKETLVKNGAEIANTIEMGTRKLAYQIDKYERGVYYVIYFKAPGSLIKELERVLKITEDVIRFLIVKYENRREIAAWEILSQGKRLGKKESKKETKAETPAE, encoded by the coding sequence ATGAGACATTATGAGGTTTTATTCATCGCAAAGCCAACGCTAACTGATGAAGAATTAAAAGCAAGAGTTGAGTTTGTTAAAGAAACTCTAGTAAAAAATGGTGCTGAAATTGCAAATACTATTGAAATGGGTACTAGAAAATTAGCTTACCAAATTGATAAATATGAGCGTGGCGTATATTATGTAATATATTTTAAAGCTCCAGGTTCATTAATTAAAGAACTTGAGCGTGTTTTAAAAATCACTGAAGATGTAATTAGATTTTTAATCGTTAAATACGAAAACAGACGCGAAATCGCTGCGTGGGAAATACTTTCTCAAGGCAAAAGATTAGGTAAAAAAGAAAGCAAAAAAGAAACTAAGGCTGAAACTCCAGCAGAATAA
- a CDS encoding ribonuclease R family protein, with amino-acid sequence MLEFLENIRQGFNKLNANSKQKEIIKVLLTEKIVSEYNNKIYFNNGFYYGKMDINSKGDGFLQASFLERDLLIKSKDLHSARYGDIVIAKKIKKQKGRPSAAVILVLKREEEFSLVITQMLKNVVFGKCFKTGLLRQLSVSQKSLKALPVGTILKIDNASSNVVEVLGHISDEKVDEKISMALFNKTEEFDKACLDEANAYSGSVDASFYPDRLDLRHLPFCTIDPIHAKDFDDAIYFDEKNQILYVAIADVSEYVRAFSALDNEALKRGFSIYFPHKSIPMLPRVLSEGICSLNPNEDRLCFGFKIYFEGAKVIKEEIYEGIINSKRRFNYDEVDEYLDKKTDLKECNYLYSLNELTKKIRNARLNKGFNFLTEELRMEIDSDWQITKTYYEQSTRSHQLIEDCMLLANKAAAKMCPDLAIFRNHQSPNYNKIAAMYEELQLLGLDFSGGENIYENIKNIQSLADELNIRAEVDKIIIRSFKKAEYGHENKGHFALGFERYSHFTSPIRRYSDLILHRLLKALMKNQDKLFTYLSTNLENKCFEVSNLEREADKVAMDFCDRVYARYFHKNIGKRFYVKITKNEDITIGVLDDEFKGARIFIANPNVTLFSRVLVEIYEVDLISAKVFARIVKDV; translated from the coding sequence ATGCTTGAGTTTTTAGAAAACATTAGGCAAGGTTTTAATAAGCTTAATGCTAATTCAAAACAAAAAGAAATAATTAAAGTCTTATTAACAGAAAAAATAGTAAGCGAATACAATAATAAAATCTATTTTAATAATGGATTTTATTATGGCAAAATGGATATAAATTCTAAAGGCGATGGATTTTTACAAGCGTCGTTTTTAGAGCGAGATTTACTCATAAAATCAAAAGACTTACATTCAGCAAGATACGGCGATATTGTAATTGCAAAAAAGATTAAAAAGCAAAAAGGTCGCCCAAGTGCTGCTGTAATACTTGTCTTAAAAAGAGAAGAAGAATTTTCTTTAGTTATTACTCAAATGCTAAAAAATGTAGTATTTGGAAAATGCTTTAAAACAGGACTTTTAAGACAACTTAGTGTGTCTCAAAAATCATTAAAAGCCTTACCTGTTGGCACTATTTTAAAGATTGATAATGCAAGTTCAAATGTAGTAGAAGTGCTAGGGCATATTAGTGATGAAAAAGTAGATGAAAAAATCTCTATGGCTTTATTTAATAAAACTGAAGAATTTGATAAAGCGTGTTTAGATGAAGCAAATGCTTATAGTGGCAGTGTTGATGCTAGTTTTTATCCTGATAGACTTGATTTAAGGCATTTGCCATTTTGCACGATAGACCCAATTCACGCAAAAGATTTTGATGATGCTATTTATTTTGATGAAAAAAATCAGATTTTATATGTAGCAATTGCTGATGTAAGCGAATATGTAAGGGCTTTTAGTGCTTTAGATAACGAAGCTTTAAAGCGTGGATTTAGTATATATTTTCCACATAAAAGCATTCCTATGTTGCCAAGAGTTTTAAGTGAGGGAATTTGTTCTTTAAACCCAAATGAAGACAGGCTTTGCTTTGGTTTTAAAATATATTTTGAAGGTGCAAAAGTAATAAAAGAAGAAATCTATGAAGGCATAATTAATTCAAAAAGAAGATTTAATTACGATGAAGTAGATGAGTATTTAGACAAAAAAACTGATTTAAAAGAATGCAATTATTTATATTCTTTAAATGAGCTTACAAAAAAGATAAGAAACGCTAGATTAAATAAAGGTTTTAATTTTTTAACAGAAGAGCTAAGAATGGAGATTGATAGCGACTGGCAAATTACTAAGACATATTACGAGCAATCAACAAGGTCTCATCAATTGATTGAGGATTGTATGCTACTTGCTAATAAAGCAGCGGCTAAAATGTGCCCTGATTTAGCTATTTTTAGAAATCATCAAAGCCCAAATTACAATAAAATCGCTGCTATGTATGAAGAATTGCAATTATTAGGACTTGATTTTAGTGGTGGAGAAAATATCTATGAAAATATCAAAAATATTCAGAGCTTAGCAGATGAATTAAATATCCGTGCTGAAGTAGATAAAATCATCATTCGTTCATTTAAAAAAGCTGAATATGGACATGAAAATAAAGGGCATTTTGCATTAGGATTTGAAAGGTATTCGCATTTTACAAGTCCTATTAGAAGATATTCGGATTTGATTTTGCATAGATTATTAAAAGCTCTTATGAAAAATCAAGATAAACTATTTACATACCTTAGCACGAACCTTGAGAATAAATGTTTTGAAGTTAGTAATCTTGAAAGAGAAGCTGATAAGGTGGCAATGGATTTTTGTGATAGGGTTTATGCAAGATATTTTCATAAAAATATTGGTAAAAGATTTTATGTAAAAATCACTAAAAACGAAGATATTACAATAGGTGTTTTAGATGATGAGTTTAAGGGTGCAAGGATATTTATTGCAAATCCTAATGTAACTTTATTTTCTAGGGTTTTAGTTGAGATTTATGAAGTAGATTTAATAAGCGCTAAGGTTTTTGCTAGGATAGTTAAAGATGTATGA
- a CDS encoding HDOD domain-containing protein, translating into MQDFISKRIKSLPPLNESTLEIQRICNDENSSLKDLAKIVEKDPMLTANILKSANSPLYGFSREISSVDRAVNLFGMTTIKGFALNAAVKNSFKINLSAYNMNEAMFAKISTMQNSLAINWLNRSADNTKKVVIPASFLLEIGKIIISSELVETNKAEEFKNGLSDLRNIKELSDYEKQFLGMSSEEVTSMIFDKWNLEVDMIDAIFYSVNPENASNDIKKNAIALNIVSNLINIFGFFNEEMIVQCVLDAKNNGLLGDKLIDAIKVVEQDA; encoded by the coding sequence ATGCAAGATTTTATTAGTAAAAGAATAAAAAGCCTACCTCCGCTTAATGAAAGCACTTTAGAAATTCAAAGAATTTGTAATGACGAAAACTCATCTTTAAAAGATTTAGCGAAAATAGTTGAAAAAGACCCAATGCTAACTGCAAATATTTTAAAATCAGCAAATTCGCCTTTATACGGATTTTCAAGAGAAATTAGTAGTGTTGATAGGGCTGTTAATTTGTTTGGAATGACAACTATTAAAGGATTTGCTTTAAATGCAGCTGTTAAAAACTCTTTTAAAATCAATTTAAGTGCTTACAATATGAATGAAGCAATGTTTGCAAAAATCTCAACTATGCAAAATTCATTAGCAATTAATTGGCTTAATAGAAGTGCAGACAATACTAAAAAAGTCGTAATTCCAGCATCGTTTTTGCTAGAAATTGGCAAGATAATTATATCTTCTGAATTAGTTGAAACAAATAAAGCAGAAGAATTTAAAAATGGATTAAGTGATTTAAGAAATATTAAAGAATTAAGTGATTATGAAAAGCAATTTTTAGGAATGAGTAGCGAAGAAGTAACTTCTATGATATTTGATAAATGGAATCTTGAAGTTGATATGATTGATGCTATTTTTTATAGTGTAAATCCAGAAAACGCAAGTAATGATATAAAAAAGAATGCAATTGCATTAAATATAGTTTCAAATCTTATTAATATTTTTGGATTTTTTAATGAAGAAATGATAGTTCAATGTGTATTAGACGCTAAAAATAATGGCTTATTAGGAGATAAATTAATAGACGCTATTAAAGTAGTAGAACAAGATGCTTGA